One region of Ananas comosus cultivar F153 linkage group 9, ASM154086v1, whole genome shotgun sequence genomic DNA includes:
- the LOC109714892 gene encoding coiled-coil domain-containing protein 115: MPEMDQIVPVPREDEDEDDGAEEEATEKVGTECKPGADSEEGEDEKVLKFLDSFDAYLVLIDSLSSALRQGWLELACARHSMGSSRISSALFDHKVRSAATTLKVTDSLDSSLSEPNPHFTLSKWGTQEDRCSSEEIELDSMQKKSNQSQLRHRAASNILGEREESNSSGNGPQLSFSKDVQKERAKSLAVFGTLVSPKLRTAQSSFETALERIVEMANARSAMLSAFTQLQLEVKGSEDTTREDTV, encoded by the exons ATGCCGGAGATGGACCAGATCGTCCCCGTCCCTCGCGAGGACGAAGACGAGGATGACGGCGCCGAAGAAGAAGCTACAGAAAAAGTCGGCACCGAATGCAAACCCGGCGCCGACTCCGAAGAAGGGGAGGATGAGAAGGTTTTGAAGTTTCTCGACTCTTTCGACGCATATCTCGTTCTCATCGATTCCCTCTCTTCCGCTCTTCGCCAG GGATGGCTGGAACTGGCCTGTGCTCGCCATTCTATGGGTTCGTCACGCATTTCGAGCGCattatttgatcataaagtacgATCTGCTGCCACCACCCTAAAAGTAACCGATTCACTCGATAGTTCTCTTTCAG AACCAAATCCACATTTTACTCTTTCTAAATGGGGTACGCAAGAAGATAGGTGTTCTTCTGAGGAGATAGAGCTAGATTCAATGCAAAAGAAGTCTAATCAGTCGCAACTAAGGCATCGGGCAGCATCCAATATCTTGG GTGAAAGGGAGGAATCTAACTCGTCTGGAAACGGacctcaactttctttttccAAAGAT GTCCAGAAAGAGAGGGCTAAATCCCTAGCAGTATTTGGAACATTGGTTTCTCCAAAACTTCGCACAGCTCAATCTTCATTTGAGACAg CATTGGAAAGGATAGTAGAGATGGCAAATGCGAGATCAGCTATGCTCTCTGCTTTCACTCAATTGCAACTAGAAGTGAAGGGTTCTGAAGATACTACTCGAGAAGATActgtttaa
- the LOC109714746 gene encoding 54S ribosomal protein L19, mitochondrial — MATLKDVVARRPIAATIRLTVPAGAARPAPPVGPALGQYRLNLMAFCKDFNARTQKYKPDTPMAVTITAYKDNTFEFTVKSPSVTWFLKKAAGIESGSGRPGHTVVSSIMLSHVYEIAKVKQSDPFCKHMPLEAICKSIIGTANSMGIQVVKDL, encoded by the coding sequence ATGGCGACTCTCAAAGATGTTGTTGCCCGGCGGCCCATCGCAGCCACGATACGGCTCACCGTGCCAGCCGGAGCTGCCCGGCCAGCCCCACCTGTCGGGCCTGCGCTCGGTCAGTATCGGCTGAACCTAATGGCCTTCTGCAAGGACTTCAATGCGAGAACTCAAAAATACAAGCCGGACACGCCTATGGCCGTCACCATTACGGCTTATAAGGACAATACATTTGAGTTCACCGTCAAGTCACCATCGGTCACGTGGTTTCTTAAGAAGGCTGCGGGGATCGAGTCAGGCAGCGGCCGGCCGGGCCACACGGTCGTCTCCTCCATCATGCTCAGCCACGTGTACGAGATTGCAAAGGTGAAGCAGTCCGATCCGTTCTGCAAGCACATGCCGCTCGAGGCCATCTGCAAGTCGATCATCGGCACGGCTAATTCGATGGGCATCCAGGTCGTTAAAGATCTTTAA